One window of Solwaraspora sp. WMMA2056 genomic DNA carries:
- the dnaN gene encoding DNA polymerase III subunit beta, whose protein sequence is MKFRVERDALADAVAWTAKSLPNRPSVPVLAGAMLRVTDGSLHVSGFDYEVSSQVTVDVQGDADGAALVSGRLLAEITKSLPAKPVDIAAVGAHLELVCGSARFTLPTMPVEDYPTLPEMPSSAGTVDAPTFAAAVAQVAVAAGRDETLPMMTGVRLELDGPKLAMLATDRYRLAIREIDWQPDDSGISLNALVPARTLADTAKTLGPIGGEVTIALAQGGAGEGMIGFAGGTRRTTSRLLDGANYPPVRSLFPASHNAEARVSVAGLVEVVRRVALVAERTTPVLLSFSADGLVVEAGNTEEARASEAMEATFTGEPLTIGFNPQYLIDGLQNLGSATAVFAFVDAFKPAVISPAGEDDQIIPGYRYLIMPIRVTR, encoded by the coding sequence ATGAAGTTCCGGGTGGAGCGCGATGCGCTCGCCGACGCGGTCGCCTGGACGGCCAAGAGCCTGCCGAACCGGCCGTCGGTGCCGGTACTGGCCGGAGCCATGCTGCGGGTCACCGACGGCTCGTTGCACGTCTCCGGGTTCGACTACGAGGTGTCCAGCCAGGTGACCGTCGACGTACAGGGCGACGCCGACGGCGCGGCCCTGGTCTCCGGCCGGCTCCTGGCGGAGATCACCAAGTCGCTGCCGGCCAAGCCGGTGGACATCGCCGCCGTCGGGGCGCATCTGGAGCTGGTCTGCGGCAGCGCCCGGTTCACCCTGCCGACGATGCCGGTCGAGGACTACCCGACGCTGCCGGAGATGCCCTCCAGCGCCGGTACGGTCGACGCCCCCACCTTCGCCGCCGCCGTCGCCCAGGTGGCGGTCGCCGCCGGGCGGGACGAGACGCTGCCGATGATGACCGGCGTCCGGCTGGAGCTCGACGGCCCGAAGCTCGCCATGCTCGCCACCGACCGGTACCGGCTGGCGATCCGCGAGATCGACTGGCAGCCGGACGACTCCGGGATCAGCCTCAACGCCCTGGTGCCCGCCCGTACCCTCGCCGACACGGCGAAGACCCTCGGGCCGATCGGCGGCGAGGTCACCATCGCCCTGGCGCAGGGCGGTGCCGGTGAAGGCATGATCGGGTTCGCCGGCGGTACCCGCCGGACGACGAGCCGACTGCTCGACGGAGCCAACTACCCGCCGGTCCGGTCGCTCTTCCCCGCCAGCCACAACGCCGAGGCCCGGGTCAGCGTCGCCGGCCTCGTCGAGGTCGTCCGCCGGGTGGCGCTGGTCGCCGAACGCACCACGCCGGTGCTGCTGAGCTTCAGCGCCGACGGACTGGTGGTGGAGGCCGGCAACACCGAGGAGGCGCGGGCCAGCGAGGCGATGGAGGCCACCTTCACCGGCGAGCCGCTGACCATCGGCTTCAACCCGCAGTACCTGATCGACGGCCTGCAGAACCTCGGGTCGGCCACCGCCGTGTTCGCCTTCGTCGACGCGTTCAAACCGGCGGTGATCTCGCCGGCCGGCGAGGACGACCAGATCATCCCCGGTTACCGCTATCTGATCATGCCCATCCGGGTAACCCGGTAG